In Natranaerobius thermophilus JW/NM-WN-LF, the genomic stretch TATTTAAGGACTGTCAAGGTAGAGTCTGTTATTGATTTTTCTCTGTTAAGTACTTCCAGTACTTTTTTGGTAGGAACTGTTGTTGCAGCTTTAAATTTTGTCTTTCTGGAATAGAAACGTGCCGAAAGTATTGTTTCCACATATTTTGAAACTGTTCTTCTTCCTTGTGTTCTAATAATTTGTTAGCTGGCAAGTTATCGGTAGTGTATATTAATGATTTACCATTGTATAATGCGCATTTATCTCTTCGTTTATCATGAATTATCCAGGATTGGTCAGCAAGACGTTTTTTGAAATGTGGGGCTATCAGTGTCAATATATTATGATCGGGCTCCATAGGGGCATAATAGACACCAGACTGTAATTTCTTAAACCTTAAAAAACCTAGCATACGATGTCTTTCACGAGAGACCTTTTGCGATAATTGATTAACGGTATGTACGGAATGTTCGGATA encodes the following:
- a CDS encoding TIGR03915 family putative DNA repair protein, coding for MHSVTYYIYDGTYEGLLTSLYYVFKSSENTPKIVPSGTNLSQELFAEYKNVTTHQQLAKTMTEKINSKISKRALSKIYYAFLSEIEGIETSIYHYLKLGFQKGNQVDEMLSEHSVHTVNQLSQKVSRERHRMLGFLRFKKLQSGVYYAPMEPDHNILTLIAPHFKKRLADQSWIIHDKRRDKCALYNGKSLIYTTDNLPANKLLEHKEEEQFQNMWKQYFRHVSIPERQNLKLQQQFLPKKYWKYLTEKNQ